The Candidatus Methylomirabilota bacterium nucleotide sequence CGACGGTGGCGATCGAGTTGGCCGCGTCGTGGAAGCCGTTGATGTAGTCGAAGATCAGGGCGACCAGGATGATGAACACGATCAACAACAGGGACCCGCTCATGCGCGGCGGGCCGACCGGCTCAAGCCATCTTGAGGGTGATACCCTCGATGACGTTGACCACGTCCTCGCAGCGGTCGGTCACCGACTCCATCGTCTCGTACAGCTCCTTCCACTTGATCACCTCGATGGCGTCGGTGCCGCCCTCGAACAGGGCCGCGAGCTGGTCGCGCAGCAGCCGGTCCGCCTCGTTCTCGAGGCGGTTCACCTCGACCGCGTGCTTGTGGTAGAACGGCGAGAGCGTGCGCAGGCAGCGCACCGCCCGGTCCGTCTCTTCCGCGGTCTTCACGATGATCTTGGCCATGCTGATGGAGCCGTCGGTCGGAGACTTTATCTTGTAGAGCAGCAGGCGGTCGGCCACCGCGTCGATCAGGTCCAGGACGTCGTCGAGACGGCTGGCCAGCGCGTAGATGTCTTCGCGATCGATCGGGGTGATGAAGGTGGTGTTCAGCCGACGCACGATCTCGTGAGTGAGTGCGTCCCCCGCGTGCTCCAGGTCCTTGATTTGCTGGGCCTTGGCCTTCGCGTCGGCG carries:
- a CDS encoding DUF47 family protein, translated to MFRLLPREEKFFDLFEQQASHIVSAARVLEELTLEYADAKAKAQQIKDLEHAGDALTHEIVRRLNTTFITPIDREDIYALASRLDDVLDLIDAVADRLLLYKIKSPTDGSISMAKIIVKTAEETDRAVRCLRTLSPFYHKHAVEVNRLENEADRLLRDQLAALFEGGTDAIEVIKWKELYETMESVTDRCEDVVNVIEGITLKMA